The Blastocatellia bacterium genome has a window encoding:
- a CDS encoding NAD-dependent epimerase/dehydratase family protein: MRKPVILITGANGEIGHGLINHLGQHGASNIVAIDLNQIDEQLARYCTATIVGDILDENLLQRMVSEYEIHQIYHLAALLSTRSEYTPARAHRVNVEGTLNLLQLAHEQSRWHGHTVKFLFPSSIAAYGLPDRATKMRIGRVRETDFNFPTTMYGCNKLYCEQLGRYFTLHFRQLSAEQASSGVDFRALRFPGLISATTIPSGGTSDYAPEMLHAAAKGEPYECFVDEGAQLPFMVMPDAIKALTMLADAPAERLTQRVYNVTSFSFTAGEFRDRVLRAFPNARITFKVDVPRARIVDSWPANVDDMPARDDWGWKPDYDLDRAFDEYLVPTISRYYQK, encoded by the coding sequence ATGCGAAAGCCTGTTATTTTGATTACCGGCGCTAACGGTGAGATCGGACACGGACTCATCAACCACCTCGGTCAACACGGAGCGTCAAACATCGTGGCCATTGATCTCAATCAAATTGACGAACAGTTGGCGCGCTATTGCACGGCGACCATCGTCGGCGACATCCTGGACGAGAATCTGTTGCAGCGCATGGTGAGCGAATACGAAATTCATCAAATTTACCATCTGGCGGCGCTGCTCAGCACACGCTCAGAATACACGCCGGCGCGCGCGCATCGCGTCAATGTGGAAGGGACGCTCAATCTGTTGCAACTGGCTCATGAGCAGTCGCGCTGGCATGGCCACACTGTCAAATTCCTATTTCCAAGCTCGATTGCTGCCTATGGGTTACCGGATCGCGCCACCAAAATGCGCATCGGCCGCGTGCGAGAAACTGACTTCAATTTCCCCACGACCATGTATGGCTGCAATAAACTCTACTGCGAACAACTCGGCCGTTACTTCACGCTGCACTTCCGTCAGCTTTCGGCAGAGCAAGCCTCCAGCGGGGTAGACTTCCGGGCGCTGCGCTTTCCCGGATTGATCAGCGCGACCACGATTCCTTCAGGCGGCACCAGCGATTACGCGCCCGAAATGCTTCACGCAGCCGCCAAAGGCGAACCCTACGAGTGCTTCGTAGATGAAGGCGCGCAGTTGCCGTTCATGGTCATGCCCGACGCGATCAAAGCGCTGACCATGCTGGCCGACGCGCCCGCCGAGCGGCTGACGCAACGGGTGTACAATGTCACATCCTTCAGTTTCACAGCAGGTGAATTCCGCGACCGTGTTCTGCGCGCATTTCCCAACGCTCGTATCACGTTCAAAGTGGATGTGCCGCGCGCGCGGATTGTTGACTCCTGGCCGGCCAACGTTGACGACATGCCGGCGCGCGATGATTGGGGCTGGAAGCCGGATTATGATCTGGATCGCGCCTTTGATGAGTACCTCGTGCCGACCATCTCACGTTACTACCAAAAATAA
- a CDS encoding glycine C-acetyltransferase, which yields MLTRDTIYAALANELEQMQQTKTFKYEVPLDGEQGPTVMVGGRQVVMLASNNYLGLSNHPRIKEAARRALEQYGYGLSSVRFLCGTQPVHLELEQKIAAFVGCEDAILHSSCFAANEAFFAGLIANDFGRQNYRDVIYSDQLNHASIIDGIRLCRIIAKSTESKPYRHADVAHLTELLDADAKEDYRIKIIATDGVFSMEGDLAPLPELVALARKHGALLFVDDSHATGVLGRTGRGTPEELGVHGQIDVITGTFGKALGGASGGFIAGRKELITFLRQKSRPYTFSNSMPPPVVAASIEALNILETDTSFVERLHENTAYFRKEIVNLGFTIIAGAHPIVPIMLGEAALAMDMSDELLNEGVYIKGLWYPVVPKGEARLRAQISAAHTREHLDRALEAFKRVGQRLGVLS from the coding sequence ATGCTCACACGCGATACGATTTACGCGGCGCTGGCCAACGAACTCGAGCAGATGCAACAGACCAAGACCTTCAAATACGAAGTGCCGCTCGATGGCGAGCAGGGCCCAACGGTCATGGTGGGTGGTCGTCAAGTGGTCATGCTGGCGTCCAATAACTACCTTGGCCTTTCCAATCATCCGCGCATCAAAGAGGCGGCGCGCCGGGCACTGGAGCAATACGGCTATGGGCTTTCCTCAGTGCGCTTCCTTTGTGGCACGCAACCGGTCCATCTGGAACTGGAGCAAAAGATCGCCGCGTTCGTCGGCTGTGAAGACGCCATTTTGCACTCATCATGCTTTGCGGCGAACGAGGCGTTCTTCGCCGGACTCATCGCCAACGACTTCGGCAGGCAAAATTATCGTGACGTGATCTATAGCGACCAACTGAACCACGCGAGCATCATTGACGGCATCCGGCTTTGTCGTATTATCGCCAAGTCAACTGAATCGAAACCCTATCGGCATGCCGACGTGGCTCACTTGACTGAACTGCTGGATGCTGACGCGAAAGAAGACTACCGTATCAAAATCATCGCCACCGACGGCGTGTTCAGCATGGAAGGCGACCTGGCGCCGCTGCCCGAACTGGTGGCCCTGGCAAGGAAACACGGCGCCCTGTTATTCGTGGATGATTCACACGCAACCGGCGTGCTGGGTCGAACAGGACGAGGCACACCAGAAGAACTGGGTGTGCATGGCCAGATTGATGTCATCACTGGCACATTCGGCAAAGCATTGGGCGGCGCTTCTGGCGGATTCATCGCCGGCAGGAAAGAGCTGATCACGTTCTTGCGGCAAAAGTCTCGACCTTATACGTTTTCCAATTCCATGCCGCCGCCCGTTGTGGCTGCCTCGATTGAAGCGCTGAATATACTGGAAACCGATACGTCGTTCGTCGAACGCTTGCACGAGAACACGGCCTACTTCCGCAAAGAGATCGTCAATCTCGGTTTCACCATCATTGCTGGCGCGCATCCGATTGTGCCCATCATGCTGGGCGAAGCAGCGTTGGCTATGGACATGAGCGATGAGCTGTTGAACGAAGGTGTCTACATCAAGGGGCTGTGGTATCCGGTGGTGCCCAAAGGCGAAGCCCGACTGCGCGCACAGATCTCAGCAGCGCACACACGAGAACATCTGGATCGCGCGTTGGAGGCATTCAAGAGAGTTGGTCAACGGCTCGGTGTTCTGTCATGA